In one window of Phycisphaerales bacterium DNA:
- a CDS encoding sialidase family protein: protein MRTTIVFVLACLCGAAFAQQGRLAADAVLETHNIPHGDLPRQRQIHAATITEAADGTLLAAWYGGSREGRADVDIWVARKPVDAPWSGPVIVDDGVCTITGRDGQERDIEYACWNPVLFTHPETGRIYLWFKITGETDLPGYKNWWGAVRTSDDGGRTWSDRVWLPEIEQDQRHAVFEPYAHRATGPVKNRPIVLPDGDLLCASSTESPEGWRIHFERYRAGDWIGQEHGVEIIGPITDARQNAPRGPGNPHAIQPSFIVLSPDMQHLAVFARESAWSESTDGGKTWSPIERSPIDTKAGSHALTTANGVHLLAYNPPPDRRPLSLARSFDGERWEVLIPDVSRNRDQADYPTMMQGSDGRIHVVHGHGREHVRHIVLDAGVIEAGRER from the coding sequence ATGCGAACGACGATCGTGTTCGTGCTCGCCTGCCTGTGCGGCGCGGCGTTTGCCCAGCAGGGCCGGCTCGCCGCGGACGCCGTGCTCGAAACGCACAATATTCCGCACGGCGACCTGCCCCGCCAGCGGCAGATCCACGCGGCCACCATCACCGAGGCCGCCGACGGGACGCTGCTGGCCGCCTGGTACGGCGGCAGCCGCGAGGGGCGGGCGGACGTAGACATCTGGGTGGCCCGCAAGCCGGTCGATGCGCCATGGTCCGGGCCGGTGATCGTCGACGACGGCGTGTGCACCATCACCGGCCGCGATGGCCAGGAGCGCGACATCGAGTACGCGTGCTGGAATCCGGTGTTGTTCACCCATCCCGAGACGGGCCGCATCTACCTGTGGTTCAAGATCACGGGCGAGACCGATCTGCCCGGATACAAGAACTGGTGGGGTGCCGTGCGCACGAGCGACGACGGCGGTCGGACGTGGTCGGACCGCGTGTGGCTGCCCGAGATCGAGCAGGACCAGCGGCACGCTGTCTTCGAGCCCTACGCTCATCGCGCAACGGGCCCGGTCAAGAACCGGCCCATCGTGCTGCCCGATGGCGACCTCTTGTGCGCCTCGAGCACCGAGTCGCCCGAGGGCTGGCGCATCCACTTCGAGCGCTACCGCGCGGGCGACTGGATCGGTCAGGAGCACGGCGTCGAGATCATCGGGCCCATCACCGACGCACGGCAGAACGCCCCGCGAGGGCCAGGCAATCCGCACGCCATCCAGCCCAGCTTCATCGTGCTCTCGCCCGACATGCAGCACCTGGCAGTCTTCGCACGCGAGAGCGCGTGGAGCGAGTCGACCGACGGCGGCAAGACCTGGTCGCCCATCGAGCGTTCGCCCATCGACACCAAGGCCGGCTCGCACGCCCTGACGACCGCCAATGGCGTGCACCTGCTGGCCTACAACCCCCCGCCCGACCGCCGACCGCTCTCGCTGGCGCGGTCGTTCGATGGCGAGCGCTGGGAGGTGCTGATCCCCGACGTCTCTCGCAATCGAGACCAGGCCGACTATCCGACGATGATGCAGGGCTCGGACGGCCGCATCCACGTCGTCCATGGCCATGGCCGCGAGCACGTTCGGCACATCGTGCTGGACGCGGGCGTGATCGAGGCCGGGCGCGAGCGGTAG